In Cynocephalus volans isolate mCynVol1 chromosome 16, mCynVol1.pri, whole genome shotgun sequence, the following proteins share a genomic window:
- the LINGO2 gene encoding leucine-rich repeat and immunoglobulin-like domain-containing nogo receptor-interacting protein 2, with amino-acid sequence MLHTAISCWQPFLGLAVVLIFMGSTIGCPARCECSAQNKSVSCHRRRLIAIPEGIPIETKILDLSKNRLKSVNPEEFISYPLLEEIDLSDNIIANVEPGAFNNLFNLRSLRLKGNRLKLVPLGVFTGLSNLTKLDISENKIVILLDYMFQDLHNLKSLEVGDNDLVYISHRAFSGLLSLEQLTLEKCNLTAVPTEALSHLRSLISLHLKHLNINNMPVYAFKRLFHLKHLEIDYWPLLDMMPANSLYGLNLTSLSITNTNLSTVPFLAFKHLVYLTHLNLSYNPISTIEAGMFSDLIRLQELHIVGAQLRTIEPHSFQGLRFLRVLNVSQNLLETLEENVFSSPRALEVLSINNNPLACDCRLLWILQRQPTLQFGGEQPMCAGPDTIRERSFKDFHSTALSFYFTCKKPKIREKKLQHLLVDEGQTVQLECNADGDPQPVISWVTPRRRFITTKSNGRATVLGDGTLEIRFAQDQDSGMYVCIASNAAGNDTFTASLTVKGFTSDRFLYANRTPMYMTDSNDTISNGTNANTFSLDLKTILVSTAMGCFTFLGVVLFCFLLLFVWSRGKGKHKNSIDLEYVPRKNNGAVVEGEVAGPRRFTMKMI; translated from the coding sequence ATGCTTCACACGGCCATATCATGCTGGCAGCCGTTCCTGGGTCTGGCAGTGGTGTTAATCTTCATGGGATCCACCATTGGCTGTCCCGCTCGCTGTGAGTGCTCTGCCCAGAACAAATCTGTGAGCTGCCACAGAAGGCGGTTGATCGCCATTCCGGAGGGCATTCCCATCGAGACCAAAATCTTGGACCTAAGTAAAAACAGGCTGAAAAGCGTCAACCCTGAAGAGTTCATATCATATCCTCTGCTGGAGGAGATAGACTTGAGTGACAACATCATTGCCAATGTGGAACCAGGAGCATTTAACAATCTCTTTAACCTGCGTTCCCTTCGCCTGAAAGGCAATCGCCTGAAGTTGGTCCCTTTGGGGGTATTCACAGGGCTGTCCAACCTCACCAAGCTTGACATCAGTGAGAATAAGATTGTCATTTTACTGGACTACATGTTCCAGGATCTGCATAACCTGAAGTCTCTAGAAGTAGGGGACAATGATTTGGTTTATATATCACACAGGGCCTTTAGCGGGTTACTTAGCTTGGAGCAGCTTACCCTGGAGAAATGCAATTTAACAGCAGTACCAACAGAAGCCCTCTCCCACCTCCGCAGTCTCATCAGCCTGCATCTGAAGCATCTCAATATCAACAATATGCCCGTGTATGCCTTTAAAAGATTGTTCCACCTGAAACACCTAGAGATTGACTATTGGCCTTTACTAGATATGATGCCTGCCAATAGCCTCTATGGTCTCAACCTCACATCCCTTTCAATCACCAATACCAATCTGTCCACTGTACCCTTCCTTGCCTTTAAACACCTGGTATACCTGACCCACCTTAACCTCTCCTACAATCCCATCAGCACTATTGAAGCAGGCATGTTTTCTGACCTGATCCGCCTTCAGGAGCTTCACATAGTGGGGGCCCAGCTCCGCACCATTGAGCCTCACTCCTTCCAAGGGCTCCGCTTCCTTCGAGTGCTCAATGTGTCTCAGAACCTGCTGGAAACTTTGGAAGAGAATGTCTTCTCCTCCCCTAGGGCTTTGGAGGTTCTGAGCATTAATAACAACCCTCTGGCCTGTGACTGCCGTCTCCTTTGGATCCTACAGCGACAGCCTACCCTGCAGTTTGGTGGTGAGCAGCCCATGTGTGCTGGTCCAGACACCATCCGTGAGAGGTCATTCAAGGATTTCCATAGCActgctctttctttttactttacctGCAAAAAACCCAAAATCCGTGAAAAAAAGTTGCAGCACCTGCTGGTGGATGAAGGGCAGACAGTCCAGCTAGAGTGCAATGCTGATGGAGACCCACAGCCTGTGATTTCCTGGGTGACACCCCGAAGGCGTTTCATCACCACCAAGTCCAATGGAAGAGCTACTGTGTTGGGCGATGGCACCTTGGAAATCCGCTTTGCCCAGGATCAAGACAGTGGGATGTATGTTTGCATCGCTAGCAATGCTGCTGGGAATGACACCTTCACAGCCTCCTTAACTGTGAAAGGATTCACTTCAGACCGCTTCCTTTATGCGAACAGGACCCCTATGTACATGACCGATTCCAATGACACCATTTCCAATGGCACCAATGCCAATACTTTTTCCCTGGACCTTAAAACAATACTGGTGTCTACAGCCATGGGCTGTTTCACATTCCTGGgagtggttttattttgttttctcctcctttttgtgTGGAGCCGAGGGAAAGGCAAACACAAAAATAGCATTGACCTTGAATATGTGCCCCGAAAAAACAATGGTGCTGTTGTGGAGGGGGAGGTGGCCGGACCCAGGAGGTTCACCATGAAAATGATCTGA